In Limisalsivibrio acetivorans, one genomic interval encodes:
- a CDS encoding thioredoxin domain-containing protein yields MELINVLSQEKSLYLLQHKDNPVKWQTWGDDAFKMARELDRPVFLSIGYSSCHWCHVMEAESFVNDKTAKILNEKFIPIKVDREEFPDIDKRYQFYLQTINQQGGWPLSIFLLPDGTPFYGGTYFPGESKYSLPAFSEVLEKIYEMYMNDREHVKETADNYRNFLMDFKQTKFSLDELDETPLSAFDNEFFRIMDMEKGGFGAGARFPQVPSLLYLLERYDNERIASFLKKTADMMCCRGIFDHINGGFFRYTIDKEWHTPHFEKMLYDQALNSIFLIRMFMATDNPLYLHVARKTIDFTLDNFNTDFGLLSSMDADSPDENGKMSEGNYYKILQKDLKALDEGERENFMAHVYPQHGVAQFASADYETYLKIEPLFEKIAESMDERMPPAKDNKVILAWNALFCRAVLELFEASGEEFYLERAKALLGKIEYFHVDGTSLFRVNYEGETHRHVTLEDYACLANLHTAFFEITNEKDFLVRASAIMERAVNDFTDGGLLYLDREHRTLETFDDSMPAPSGMIVADLAVYGGYMGVEISPDQLNFTADRIMKYPTAHATALKGLRVD; encoded by the coding sequence ATGGAACTCATTAATGTACTATCCCAAGAGAAGAGTCTTTATCTTCTTCAGCATAAAGATAATCCTGTAAAATGGCAGACATGGGGGGATGATGCCTTCAAGATGGCGAGGGAGCTTGACCGCCCTGTGTTTCTCAGCATCGGCTACTCCTCCTGTCACTGGTGCCACGTTATGGAGGCGGAATCCTTCGTAAACGATAAAACAGCCAAGATACTGAACGAAAAGTTCATACCCATAAAGGTGGACAGGGAGGAATTCCCCGACATCGATAAACGCTACCAGTTCTATCTCCAAACAATAAACCAACAGGGTGGCTGGCCCCTGAGTATATTCCTGCTCCCCGATGGAACCCCCTTCTATGGCGGAACGTACTTCCCGGGTGAATCGAAATACAGCCTCCCGGCCTTCTCCGAGGTGCTGGAGAAGATCTACGAGATGTACATGAACGATAGGGAGCATGTTAAGGAGACGGCGGACAACTACCGCAACTTCCTCATGGACTTTAAACAGACAAAATTCAGCCTTGATGAGCTGGATGAAACGCCCCTATCCGCCTTTGATAACGAGTTCTTCCGTATCATGGATATGGAGAAGGGGGGCTTCGGCGCCGGTGCACGCTTTCCTCAGGTCCCTTCCCTGCTTTATCTGCTGGAACGGTACGACAACGAACGCATCGCCTCCTTCCTTAAAAAGACTGCGGATATGATGTGCTGCAGGGGGATCTTCGACCACATAAACGGCGGCTTCTTTCGATACACCATCGATAAGGAATGGCATACCCCCCATTTCGAGAAGATGCTTTACGATCAAGCTCTTAACTCAATATTCCTCATAAGGATGTTCATGGCCACAGATAACCCGCTATACCTGCATGTAGCCCGCAAGACTATAGACTTCACCCTTGATAACTTCAACACAGACTTCGGACTCCTTTCCTCCATGGATGCAGACAGCCCCGATGAAAACGGCAAGATGAGCGAGGGTAATTACTACAAGATACTGCAGAAGGACCTCAAGGCCCTTGATGAGGGTGAGCGAGAAAATTTCATGGCCCATGTTTACCCCCAGCACGGCGTTGCCCAGTTCGCCTCTGCGGACTATGAAACATACCTGAAGATAGAGCCCCTCTTTGAGAAGATTGCTGAAAGTATGGATGAGAGAATGCCCCCGGCGAAGGACAACAAGGTTATCCTCGCATGGAACGCCCTCTTCTGCCGTGCAGTGCTGGAGCTTTTCGAAGCCTCCGGCGAGGAGTTCTATCTGGAGCGGGCGAAGGCTCTGCTCGGTAAGATAGAATACTTCCATGTGGACGGAACATCCCTATTCCGTGTGAACTATGAGGGGGAGACCCACCGCCACGTAACTCTTGAGGACTACGCATGCCTTGCGAACCTTCATACAGCGTTCTTCGAGATAACCAACGAAAAGGATTTCCTCGTAAGGGCATCCGCCATTATGGAGAGAGCCGTTAACGACTTCACCGACGGTGGTCTGCTTTACTTGGACCGTGAGCACAGAACCCTGGAAACCTTCGATGACTCCATGCCAGCTCCCTCCGGAATGATCGTTGCGGATCTGGCCGTTTACGGCGGTTATATGGGTGTTGAGATATCCCCCGATCAGTTGAATTTCACAGCCGACAGGATCATGAAATACCCCACAGCCCACGCAACCGCTTTGAAAGGGCTTCGGGTTGACTAG
- a CDS encoding biotin/lipoyl-containing protein, producing MKLKITVHGVAYEVDVEVLDPGEEMTVPSAPLPQMQMPQSAPSAGPAPSAAPPRAPKGPAQNKPAMSGGDVTSPIAGTVVEVKCSPGQDVSEGDIIIIIEAMKMNTSIAAPASGKIKTIKVNKGDSVTEGQALVELE from the coding sequence ATGAAGCTCAAGATTACAGTTCACGGAGTTGCATACGAAGTTGATGTAGAGGTCCTTGATCCCGGTGAGGAGATGACGGTACCCAGTGCTCCCCTACCCCAGATGCAGATGCCGCAGTCTGCACCATCAGCAGGGCCGGCCCCTTCGGCTGCTCCACCCAGAGCCCCCAAGGGCCCCGCACAGAACAAACCAGCCATGAGCGGCGGCGACGTTACCTCACCCATAGCCGGAACCGTTGTGGAGGTTAAATGCTCCCCCGGACAGGATGTGAGCGAAGGGGATATTATAATCATCATCGAGGCGATGAAGATGAACACCTCCATAGCCGCCCCCGCTTCGGGTAAGATCAAAACCATCAAGGTGAACAAAGGGGATTCCGTAACAGAGGGTCAGGCACTCGTAGAACTGGAGTAA
- a CDS encoding CBS domain-containing protein, producing MRKDLITVNKDDTILDAKHLMQENNIRRLPVVQNDKLLGIITEKDIKEFTPSKASSLDVYELKRLLAKTVVSDAMNTDVITVHPDSPIEKAALILRDKRFGGLPVVNDDGTLVGIITAVDIFDIFVESMGVSHQSTRIAILVEDRKGALHEMTSIIDNNKLNIVSLSTFFLKNKPEGTRDVVIRINGDQEEIDKTVKELRAANFNLTSVIDVDEIIPEDIL from the coding sequence ATGAGAAAGGACCTGATAACAGTCAATAAGGATGATACCATCCTTGATGCGAAACACCTTATGCAGGAGAATAATATACGCCGCCTTCCCGTTGTACAGAACGATAAGCTCCTCGGAATCATCACCGAGAAGGATATCAAGGAGTTCACCCCCTCAAAGGCGAGCTCCCTCGATGTGTATGAGCTTAAGCGTCTTCTGGCAAAGACCGTTGTTTCCGATGCCATGAATACGGATGTTATCACAGTTCACCCGGACAGCCCTATTGAAAAAGCAGCGTTAATCCTTAGAGACAAGAGGTTCGGCGGTTTACCCGTTGTGAATGATGACGGCACCCTTGTGGGGATTATTACCGCAGTGGATATATTCGACATTTTTGTTGAATCAATGGGGGTTAGCCACCAGAGTACCCGCATCGCTATCCTTGTGGAGGACCGTAAAGGTGCCCTTCATGAAATGACATCTATTATCGATAACAACAAACTGAATATTGTAAGCCTGTCGACATTCTTCCTCAAGAATAAGCCAGAGGGAACCAGGGATGTTGTTATCCGTATAAACGGCGATCAGGAGGAGATTGACAAAACGGTTAAGGAGCTTAGAGCCGCAAACTTCAATCTCACAAGCGTAATAGATGTGGATGAAATCATACCCGAGGATATACTTTAA
- a CDS encoding NADP-dependent malic enzyme: MEKKTGKSTVQEALDYHKGTRPGKIEVVATKPCFTQKDLSLAYSPGVAEPCREIEKNPETVYDYTSKGNLVAVLSNGSAVLGLGNIGALAGKPVMEGKGVLFKRFADVDVYDIEVNSQNPDDVIKACELLEPTFGGINLEDIKAPDCFYIEETLRESLNIPVFHDDQHGTAIIALAALVNALELIDKDIADIVTVINGAGAAGIAIGKLMVLMGATKENIIMCDSKGVIYKGRKEGMNKYKDEFAVTTDKRTLEDVMDGADVFLGLSIKDAVSKSMVKSMARNPIIMAMANPDPEILPEVVEEVRGDAIMATGRSDYPNQVNNVLGFPFIFRGALDIRASAINEEMKLAAVYALAELAKQEVPESVCKAYGVDRIEFGKDYIIPKPFDPRVLTFVAPAIAKAGMDTGVARKNIEDFDAYKSHLESRLSFAKEFTNHIIEVAKRSPRRLVLPEGEYAKVISAAAKIQAEGIAKPILLGSEKRIKAIADEIHVDISGIEIIEPRESDKVEEYAEALHKLRARKGITMAEARKRVSKISDYYAVMMINQGDADCLLNGYARNYPDAVKPLLETLPLEDGYSFPSGSYFMVFKDRVVLCADTTVSIDPSSEQLAQIALQSADTMRKFEMDAKVAMLSYSNFGSVRNAGTKKITEAIKLVKERKPELVIDGEMQADTAVYAPIAEEAFPFSEIKGDASVLVFPDLESGNSAYKLLWRLGGGIAVGPVLQGFKNSVHVLQRGSDVNEIVNMAAIAVVDCIEKCK, translated from the coding sequence ATGGAAAAAAAGACCGGAAAAAGCACGGTGCAGGAAGCACTTGACTATCATAAGGGCACTCGCCCGGGTAAGATCGAAGTTGTGGCAACAAAGCCCTGTTTCACCCAGAAGGATCTCTCCCTCGCATACTCTCCCGGCGTTGCTGAGCCCTGCCGTGAAATAGAAAAGAATCCCGAAACAGTTTATGACTATACATCAAAAGGAAACCTCGTAGCAGTTCTCTCCAACGGTAGTGCGGTTCTCGGCCTCGGAAACATCGGAGCCCTCGCAGGAAAGCCCGTTATGGAGGGTAAAGGCGTTCTTTTCAAGCGTTTCGCCGATGTTGATGTTTATGACATCGAAGTAAACTCCCAGAACCCCGACGATGTTATCAAGGCGTGTGAGCTCCTTGAGCCCACCTTCGGAGGAATCAACCTTGAGGACATCAAAGCCCCCGACTGCTTCTACATCGAAGAAACTCTCAGGGAATCCCTTAACATCCCCGTTTTCCACGACGACCAGCACGGTACGGCTATCATCGCCCTCGCAGCCCTTGTTAACGCCCTTGAGCTCATCGATAAGGACATCGCAGACATCGTAACCGTAATAAACGGTGCAGGTGCTGCCGGTATCGCCATTGGCAAGCTCATGGTTCTCATGGGAGCCACCAAGGAAAATATCATCATGTGCGACTCCAAGGGTGTTATCTATAAGGGTCGTAAGGAAGGAATGAACAAATACAAGGATGAGTTTGCAGTAACCACAGACAAGCGCACCCTTGAGGATGTTATGGACGGCGCAGACGTATTCCTCGGCCTCTCCATCAAGGATGCAGTTTCAAAGTCTATGGTTAAGTCCATGGCCAGAAACCCCATCATCATGGCTATGGCAAACCCCGATCCCGAAATCCTCCCCGAGGTTGTTGAGGAAGTAAGGGGTGACGCTATCATGGCCACCGGCCGTTCCGACTACCCCAACCAGGTTAACAACGTTCTCGGATTCCCCTTCATCTTCCGCGGCGCTCTCGATATACGTGCAAGTGCCATCAACGAAGAGATGAAGCTCGCCGCTGTTTACGCCCTGGCAGAGCTCGCCAAGCAGGAAGTACCCGAAAGCGTGTGCAAGGCATACGGTGTTGACAGGATCGAGTTCGGCAAGGACTACATCATCCCCAAACCCTTCGATCCCAGGGTTCTCACCTTCGTAGCCCCCGCCATCGCCAAAGCCGGTATGGACACAGGCGTTGCCAGAAAGAACATCGAAGACTTCGATGCATATAAGAGCCACCTCGAATCAAGACTCTCCTTCGCCAAGGAGTTCACCAACCACATCATCGAGGTCGCTAAGCGTTCACCCAGAAGACTCGTTCTCCCCGAAGGTGAATACGCAAAGGTTATCAGCGCAGCAGCCAAGATACAGGCAGAGGGAATCGCAAAGCCCATCCTTCTCGGCTCCGAGAAGCGTATCAAGGCCATCGCCGATGAGATCCATGTGGACATCTCTGGAATTGAGATCATCGAGCCCAGAGAGTCCGACAAGGTTGAAGAGTACGCAGAGGCCCTCCACAAGCTCCGTGCCAGAAAGGGTATCACCATGGCCGAGGCACGCAAGCGTGTGAGCAAGATCAGCGACTACTACGCAGTTATGATGATCAACCAGGGTGATGCAGACTGCCTCCTCAACGGATACGCAAGAAACTACCCCGATGCGGTTAAACCCCTCCTTGAAACACTCCCCCTTGAGGACGGATACTCATTCCCCTCAGGCTCATACTTCATGGTATTCAAAGACAGGGTCGTACTCTGCGCAGATACCACAGTATCTATAGACCCCAGCTCTGAGCAGCTCGCCCAGATCGCTCTGCAGTCTGCGGACACTATGCGCAAGTTTGAGATGGATGCCAAGGTTGCAATGCTCTCCTACTCCAACTTCGGCTCAGTCCGCAACGCCGGTACAAAGAAGATCACCGAAGCTATCAAGCTTGTTAAGGAGCGTAAGCCCGAGCTCGTTATCGACGGTGAGATGCAGGCGGATACAGCTGTTTATGCACCCATCGCAGAAGAGGCGTTCCCCTTCTCCGAGATCAAAGGTGATGCAAGCGTACTCGTGTTCCCCGACCTCGAGTCCGGCAACAGTGCATACAAGCTCCTCTGGAGGCTCGGCGGCGGTATCGCAGTTGGTCCCGTTCTTCAGGGATTCAAGAACTCCGTACACGTTCTCCAGAGAGGAAGCGACGTAAACGAAATAGTAAACATGGCAGCCATCGCAGTGGTGGACTGCATAGAGAAATGTAAGTAA
- a CDS encoding SDR family oxidoreductase yields the protein MKVLLTGSTGYIGRRLLHRLLGDEGLSLRLFVRNKDKLSIQLPERVEVYEGDTFHEKSLHEALEGIDVAYYLIHSMGSKGSFRNLDVISAENFREACIANGVKRIVYLGGLGDPKNSSEHLVSRNETGEVLGAKPEETGVTSFRAGVIIGSGSASYEIIRNLVQKLPVMTAPKWVLNDTEPIGIDDVLTYLDRARFLNIEGNLTVDIGSGVHTFKELLELAAKEMGLNRKVIPVPVLSPKLASYWLTFFTPVPVSVARALVEGLRYETVKMNDNAARYFPEIVPASYEECVRKAIREIEHRQVVSRWCDSTMGEVCDVVKDEDMEHSVFVDRKKLPIGDVPPYKVFHAVISIGGDTGWYGYDFLWRIRGFIDKVFGGVGLNRGRRERDELRVGDSVDFWKVEDLKPGVRLVLAAQMKLPGKAWLEFIVGEDYIYQNAYFYPKGLAGRLYWYSVLPFHGLIFKKMVSSILESARRL from the coding sequence ATGAAAGTTCTTCTCACGGGCTCCACAGGATACATAGGGCGCAGGCTCCTGCACAGACTTCTTGGTGATGAAGGTCTCAGTCTAAGGCTCTTCGTACGTAACAAAGACAAACTTTCGATCCAGCTTCCAGAGAGAGTGGAGGTTTATGAAGGTGATACATTCCATGAAAAGAGCCTGCATGAAGCTCTGGAAGGGATCGATGTGGCGTATTACCTTATTCACTCCATGGGCTCCAAGGGGAGCTTTCGAAACCTTGATGTCATAAGTGCTGAAAATTTTCGAGAGGCATGTATCGCAAATGGTGTTAAGCGTATTGTGTATCTGGGTGGACTCGGGGATCCCAAAAACTCCAGCGAGCATCTTGTTAGTCGTAACGAAACCGGTGAAGTGCTTGGTGCAAAACCGGAGGAAACGGGTGTAACCTCCTTCCGTGCCGGCGTTATAATAGGCTCCGGAAGCGCCAGCTATGAGATAATCCGCAACCTTGTACAGAAGCTCCCTGTGATGACAGCACCAAAATGGGTACTTAACGACACAGAGCCCATCGGCATTGATGATGTGCTTACCTATCTGGATCGTGCACGTTTCCTGAATATAGAAGGGAACCTTACTGTAGATATTGGCTCTGGTGTACACACATTCAAAGAACTCCTCGAGCTTGCCGCAAAGGAGATGGGGCTCAACCGGAAGGTTATCCCCGTTCCGGTGCTTTCACCAAAGCTCGCCTCATATTGGCTTACATTCTTCACACCCGTTCCTGTATCCGTTGCAAGGGCGCTTGTGGAGGGGCTGAGGTATGAAACCGTTAAGATGAACGACAACGCAGCCAGGTATTTCCCGGAGATTGTCCCTGCGAGCTATGAGGAGTGCGTCCGCAAGGCTATACGTGAGATAGAGCATCGTCAGGTAGTAAGCCGGTGGTGCGACAGCACCATGGGGGAGGTATGCGATGTCGTTAAGGATGAGGATATGGAACACTCGGTCTTTGTGGACCGGAAAAAGCTCCCCATAGGCGATGTTCCCCCCTATAAGGTTTTCCATGCTGTTATCTCCATCGGCGGCGATACCGGCTGGTATGGTTACGATTTCCTTTGGCGTATAAGAGGTTTTATAGATAAGGTCTTTGGCGGTGTAGGGCTTAACAGGGGGCGCCGTGAGCGTGACGAGCTCAGGGTTGGCGACAGTGTGGATTTTTGGAAGGTGGAGGATCTAAAGCCGGGTGTACGCCTTGTGCTTGCCGCCCAGATGAAGCTCCCCGGCAAGGCTTGGCTGGAGTTTATCGTAGGGGAGGACTACATATATCAGAACGCCTACTTCTACCCCAAAGGATTGGCAGGACGGCTTTATTGGTACTCCGTCCTGCCGTTTCACGGTCTTATCTTCAAGAAGATGGTGAGCAGTATCCTTGAGAGTGCCCGCCGTCTTTAA
- a CDS encoding sodium ion-translocating decarboxylase subunit beta encodes MDILLNFIHSGAVGNFTFGNLIMLVVGCVFIWLAITKDYEPLLLVPIGFGVLVGNIPFSEGMNIGVYEGGSVLSILYQGVSQGFYPPLIFLGIGAMTDFSSMLSNPRLILLGAAAQAGIFITFFGSVLLGFSNEHAAAIGIIGGADGPTAIFLSSKLAPEYLGPIAIAAYSYMALVPVIQPPIIKLLTSREERLIRMKPSKPVSKRLKIIFPIVAFMVTAFIAPGSITLLGMMFFGNVLKESGVTERLANTARNALIDIVTILLGFTVGTSTDATRFLTPDSIKIFALGAGSFCVATACGIIFAKLMNVFCKDKINPIIGAAGVSAVPDSARVCQNVGAHEDPNNFLIMHAMAPNVAGVIGSAVAAGIFLSTFSG; translated from the coding sequence ATGGACATTTTATTGAATTTTATACACTCCGGAGCTGTGGGAAACTTCACCTTCGGAAACCTTATAATGCTGGTGGTGGGGTGCGTTTTCATATGGCTCGCCATCACCAAGGACTATGAACCCCTCCTGCTGGTGCCCATAGGCTTCGGCGTTCTTGTGGGGAACATCCCGTTCAGCGAAGGGATGAACATCGGCGTATACGAAGGGGGAAGCGTTCTCTCGATCCTCTATCAAGGTGTGAGCCAGGGTTTTTATCCTCCGCTCATCTTCCTCGGTATCGGGGCGATGACCGATTTCTCCTCCATGCTCTCCAACCCGAGGCTTATCCTCCTCGGTGCGGCGGCGCAGGCGGGGATATTCATCACCTTCTTCGGCTCGGTGCTTCTCGGATTCAGCAACGAACATGCAGCGGCCATCGGTATCATAGGCGGAGCGGACGGCCCTACGGCTATCTTCCTCTCCTCCAAGCTCGCCCCTGAATATCTGGGTCCCATCGCCATTGCGGCCTATTCATACATGGCTCTCGTGCCGGTTATACAGCCCCCTATCATAAAGCTTCTTACCAGCAGAGAGGAGAGGCTCATCCGTATGAAGCCGTCAAAGCCGGTAAGCAAGCGCCTGAAGATAATATTTCCCATCGTTGCCTTCATGGTAACCGCCTTCATTGCGCCCGGCTCCATTACACTGCTGGGTATGATGTTCTTTGGTAACGTCCTTAAGGAATCCGGCGTTACGGAGAGGCTGGCAAATACGGCACGTAATGCACTTATCGATATAGTTACCATCCTTCTCGGCTTCACAGTGGGAACATCAACCGATGCGACACGCTTTCTGACCCCCGATTCCATAAAGATCTTCGCACTGGGTGCGGGCTCATTCTGCGTGGCGACGGCTTGCGGTATCATATTTGCGAAGCTGATGAACGTTTTCTGCAAGGATAAGATAAACCCGATTATAGGAGCGGCAGGGGTTTCCGCTGTGCCCGATTCAGCAAGGGTTTGCCAGAATGTGGGCGCCCATGAGGATCCTAACAACTTCCTCATAATGCACGCTATGGCACCCAACGTTGCGGGCGTTATCGGTTCTGCGGTGGCGGCGGGTATATTCCTCTCCACCTTCTCAGGATAG
- a CDS encoding helix-turn-helix domain-containing protein, whose product MSKTAENIKLFLSGVGNGFNAAIQDFLTVRECEILKLIAAGKTSRQIADELFISKNTVDTHRNKMLQKLNLTNTASLVGYACSAGLI is encoded by the coding sequence ATGAGTAAAACTGCGGAGAATATCAAGCTCTTTCTCAGCGGTGTGGGTAATGGCTTTAATGCAGCTATTCAGGATTTCCTTACCGTTCGGGAGTGTGAGATCCTTAAGCTGATTGCAGCGGGGAAAACGAGCAGACAGATCGCCGATGAGCTCTTTATAAGCAAGAACACAGTAGATACGCACAGAAACAAGATGCTCCAGAAGCTTAATCTGACCAATACAGCCTCACTTGTCGGCTATGCCTGCAGTGCAGGGCTTATCTAA
- a CDS encoding OadG family protein — protein sequence MQSNMSFAITLSVVGVLIVFVSLFLISTLVSFMRRMDERWQNREKEEEAEKLTKEPNIDTTTVVLISAAVSAVLMQRFRIKTIKRIHSPEAKTASWSFQGRAVLHGSHVLPVKHERGYR from the coding sequence ATGCAGAGCAACATGTCATTCGCCATCACTCTCTCTGTGGTAGGGGTACTTATTGTTTTCGTATCCCTATTTCTCATATCCACCCTCGTATCCTTTATGCGCAGGATGGACGAGAGATGGCAGAACAGAGAAAAAGAGGAAGAGGCGGAGAAACTCACTAAGGAGCCGAATATTGACACCACCACCGTTGTACTTATTTCGGCGGCGGTTTCGGCGGTTCTTATGCAGAGGTTCAGGATTAAAACCATTAAAAGAATACATTCGCCGGAGGCAAAAACAGCCTCATGGTCCTTCCAGGGGCGTGCCGTACTCCACGGCTCCCATGTTCTTCCGGTGAAACACGAAAGAGGATACAGATGA
- a CDS encoding acyl-CoA carboxylase subunit beta gives MADKKLKELLEKRAELYKGGGEEKIKKHHDQGKLTARERLGLLFDQDTFQETRLFAKHRCTAFGQGDKEFPADGVVTGCGLVNGKAAYAASQDFTVAGGTVGESGADKIREVMENALKTGDPFIFINDSGGARIQEGVDALSGYGKIFYRNVLLSGVVPQISIIAGPCAGGAAYSPALTDFIVQIRREGQMYITGPKIIKEVTGEDVTSEELGGVESHSVYSGVVHFSAENGYEAMNITKRLLTFLPSNNTEDPPYYPECDEQAIPSDEYLNTLVPSDTKQPYDMHDIIQRIVTGGDFMEVMEHFAPNIIIGFGRLNGSTVGVVANQPMSRAGVLDINSSDKAARFIRFCNAFNIPILTLVDVPGFLPGLDQEYGGIIRHGAKMLFAYAAATVPKITVIVRKAYGGAYLAMCSKEMGADRVYAWPTAEVAVMGAEGASKILFKKELEEAEDKDAKRAELIEKYKEEATKPYIAASRGYIDDIIEPAYTKGILAQDLQILKTKRDVRPQKKHGLIPL, from the coding sequence ATGGCGGACAAGAAACTAAAGGAACTGCTTGAGAAACGAGCCGAACTCTATAAAGGGGGAGGCGAAGAGAAGATCAAAAAGCACCACGATCAGGGTAAGCTCACAGCTAGGGAGCGACTCGGTCTGCTCTTTGATCAGGATACCTTCCAGGAAACCAGACTATTTGCAAAACACAGATGCACAGCCTTCGGCCAGGGGGATAAGGAATTCCCCGCAGACGGCGTCGTCACAGGATGCGGACTAGTAAACGGAAAAGCGGCCTATGCCGCCAGTCAGGATTTCACCGTAGCGGGCGGAACTGTGGGTGAATCGGGTGCGGATAAGATTCGTGAGGTGATGGAAAACGCCCTGAAAACCGGGGATCCCTTCATCTTCATAAACGACAGCGGCGGTGCACGGATCCAGGAGGGTGTGGACGCACTATCCGGATACGGCAAGATATTCTACCGCAACGTACTACTCTCCGGTGTTGTGCCTCAGATAAGCATAATCGCAGGGCCATGCGCAGGTGGAGCGGCCTACTCTCCGGCACTCACGGACTTCATCGTTCAGATACGCCGTGAGGGGCAGATGTATATAACAGGCCCGAAGATCATCAAAGAGGTAACCGGTGAGGATGTAACCTCCGAGGAACTGGGGGGAGTGGAGAGCCATTCGGTGTACTCCGGCGTTGTCCATTTCTCCGCAGAAAACGGATACGAGGCGATGAATATCACGAAGCGCCTGCTCACCTTCCTCCCCAGCAACAATACCGAGGACCCGCCCTACTACCCCGAATGCGACGAACAGGCGATACCATCGGATGAATACCTTAACACCCTTGTTCCCTCAGACACCAAACAGCCCTACGACATGCATGATATCATCCAGCGCATCGTAACTGGCGGTGACTTTATGGAGGTTATGGAGCATTTTGCACCGAACATAATCATAGGCTTCGGCAGGCTGAACGGCTCCACCGTTGGCGTTGTGGCAAACCAGCCGATGAGCCGTGCGGGTGTTCTCGATATCAACTCCTCGGATAAGGCGGCACGCTTCATTCGCTTCTGCAACGCCTTCAACATACCTATACTCACCCTCGTTGATGTACCAGGATTCCTCCCGGGGCTTGATCAGGAGTACGGGGGCATCATACGCCACGGCGCAAAGATGCTCTTTGCCTATGCAGCGGCCACGGTCCCCAAGATAACCGTCATCGTACGCAAGGCATACGGCGGTGCATACCTTGCCATGTGCTCCAAGGAGATGGGTGCGGACAGGGTTTATGCCTGGCCCACGGCGGAGGTTGCCGTCATGGGTGCTGAAGGTGCATCCAAGATCCTTTTCAAGAAAGAGCTTGAGGAGGCTGAGGACAAGGATGCCAAGCGTGCAGAGCTCATAGAAAAATATAAGGAAGAGGCCACAAAGCCATACATAGCAGCCTCCAGAGGCTACATAGACGATATTATCGAACCGGCATACACCAAGGGTATCCTCGCACAGGATCTTCAGATACTCAAAACCAAAAGGGACGTCAGGCCGCAGAAGAAGCACGGCCTAATCCCCCTTTAA